Proteins from a genomic interval of Ferrovibrio terrae:
- the trpE gene encoding anthranilate synthase component I yields MKITPDYASFAQRYMAGEAQVLSTQLVADLETPVSAFLKLADTRPWSCLLESIEGGAVRGRYSIIGLKPDLLWRSLGQKAEINRKARFDQTTFEPCPEPTLESLRKLLAESHIDLPAHLPPMAAGIVGFMGYDMVRLIEPRVPDSNPDTLGLPDGLLMRPTVMAIFDSVLDIITVVTPVRPQSGMDARAAYAMASERLSDIVADLDRPLGAVRDQIADLDALPEPQSNMSPDDYMAMVRKAKEYIAAGDIFQVVVGQRFSLPFRLPPFALYRALRRTNPSPFMFYLNLGGPCLVGSSPEILVRLRDEVVTVRPIAGTRKRGATPAEDQALADDLLSDPKELAEHLMLLDLGRNDVGRVAQIGTVKVTERNQVERYSHVMHIVSNVEGRIRPEFDALDALFAGFPAGTVSGAPKVRAMEIIDELESVRRSFYAGGVGYFSANGTMDTCITLRTALVKDGTMYVQAGAGIVADSDPMSEHVECVNKAKALIRAAEEAERFAAQSGRGQ; encoded by the coding sequence GCCGATCTGGAAACGCCGGTCTCGGCCTTCCTGAAGCTGGCCGATACGCGGCCGTGGTCGTGTCTGCTGGAATCGATCGAGGGCGGCGCCGTGCGCGGCCGCTATTCGATCATCGGACTCAAGCCGGACCTGCTGTGGCGCAGCCTCGGCCAGAAGGCCGAGATCAACCGCAAGGCACGCTTCGACCAGACGACCTTCGAGCCCTGCCCGGAACCGACGCTGGAAAGCTTGCGCAAGCTGCTGGCCGAAAGCCATATCGACCTGCCCGCGCATCTGCCGCCGATGGCGGCCGGCATTGTCGGCTTCATGGGCTACGACATGGTGCGGCTGATCGAACCCAGGGTGCCGGATAGCAACCCCGACACGCTCGGCCTGCCCGACGGCCTGCTGATGCGGCCCACGGTCATGGCGATCTTCGATTCCGTGCTCGACATCATCACGGTGGTGACGCCGGTGCGCCCCCAGAGCGGCATGGATGCCCGCGCGGCTTACGCGATGGCGAGCGAGCGGCTCTCCGACATTGTCGCTGACCTTGATCGCCCGCTGGGCGCAGTGCGCGACCAGATCGCCGATCTCGACGCCCTGCCCGAGCCGCAGTCGAACATGTCACCCGACGACTACATGGCGATGGTGCGCAAGGCGAAGGAATACATCGCCGCCGGCGATATCTTCCAGGTCGTGGTCGGTCAGCGTTTCAGCCTGCCGTTCCGTCTGCCGCCGTTCGCGCTCTATCGCGCCTTGCGGCGGACCAACCCCTCGCCCTTCATGTTCTATCTCAACCTCGGCGGGCCGTGCCTCGTGGGCTCAAGCCCCGAGATTCTCGTGCGCCTGCGCGATGAGGTCGTTACCGTCCGGCCAATTGCCGGCACGCGCAAGCGCGGCGCGACGCCGGCGGAGGACCAGGCGCTGGCCGACGACCTGCTGAGCGATCCGAAGGAACTGGCCGAGCACCTGATGCTGCTCGATCTCGGCCGCAACGATGTGGGCCGCGTGGCGCAGATCGGCACCGTGAAGGTGACCGAGCGCAACCAGGTCGAGCGATACAGCCACGTGATGCACATCGTCTCCAATGTCGAGGGCAGGATCCGCCCGGAATTCGACGCGCTGGATGCACTGTTTGCCGGCTTCCCCGCCGGCACGGTGTCGGGTGCGCCGAAAGTGCGCGCAATGGAAATCATCGACGAACTGGAATCCGTGCGCCGCAGCTTCTATGCCGGCGGCGTCGGCTATTTCTCGGCCAACGGTACGATGGATACCTGCATCACACTGCGCACCGCGCTGGTGAAGGACGGCACCATGTATGTGCAGGCCGGCGCCGGCATCGTCGCCGACAGCGACCCGATGTCAGAGCATGTCGAATGCGTGAACAAGGCCAAGGCGCTGATCCGCGCCGCCGAAGAGGCCGAACGCTTCGCCGCGCAGTCCGGTCGCGGGCAGTAG